In Oncorhynchus tshawytscha isolate Ot180627B linkage group LG06, Otsh_v2.0, whole genome shotgun sequence, the following are encoded in one genomic region:
- the LOC121846673 gene encoding pyroglutamyl-peptidase 1-like protein, giving the protein MRSLSKDLKQMGLEVIYSRDTGRYLCDFVYYCSLHHGHGRAAFIHVPASGSLATPERLVPLLQTVIQAMLNQLEALQTAKDHMTTVSKTPEDPTMATSGLVHTGDHP; this is encoded by the exons ATGAGGTCCCTCTCCAAGGACCTCAAACAAATGGGTCTGGAGGTCATCTACTCAAGGGACACAGGAAG GTACCTGTGTGATTTTGTGTATTACTGCTCTCTGCACCATGGCCATGGGAGGGCAGCCTTCATCCATGTGCCAGCCTCAGGCAGCCTGGCCACTCCTGAAAGACTGGTACCACTGCTGCAGACTGTCATTCAGGCCATGCTCAACCAGCTGGAGGCCCTACAAACAGCCAAAGACCACATGACAACTGTCTCCAAGACTCCCGAAGACCCAACCATGGCTACCTCAGGCTTAGTGCACACAGGAGATCATCCATGA
- the LOC112252380 gene encoding LOW QUALITY PROTEIN: synemin (The sequence of the model RefSeq protein was modified relative to this genomic sequence to represent the inferred CDS: inserted 1 base in 1 codon), with product MLQFRRSVEAEKHQLQELNNRLGQYLSRTMQLEHDNAILKTEINKIRQEKTVEWDNQCMAEMRDLRRMAGQLSFEKSRAETEREKLWQEFQMLQLMCCEEQVVCKDIGGELKGCEKQLHKAQQTNGELEERLFQLENEYKFIEDAHRQEMTKLRSQVHSRPIVTQTYHGPPVVSMEEMQHYALSLSEGWTDTLEVYRRKVEDMEESINADQTRLDDLQREKMQYASEFDKLRKEAEKQGQIQIHLEEQLIYMQENFHGDITQYQVIIDQLEWEREMLANTMAEKVRDHQQLLQVKMDLGMEVAYYRALIEGDHQQHLQSRGRVIDIKMMPPQQYKPRVFTSTRQDVRKHLDVKYMEPTSSLRRSPVPSQYGHTSPSRVIPISVKGSSYNRNQSPATRRDMVSFTKSQSASSSSSSTTVKPVAQSTVRKNIDAQKKVVEERSVRIKEVSQHSAKDSLDHSRGTANTSSPIASPTADPNSVRIVSPPMMSLSRNTEEDSKKKAERQVEREVRGDAFGLQNVKMHAKDGSITATTTSDKMVLDSVSMEELIEKVMKPAGLDRKVCSSSPDSKITYHVEKTEKEDGSTKTQIILESKVQEELDMSEDFALEELLSKEVKHVSLEDIKGTATGNMIQNLLSLGLHGGEDMGNKTVNVEIIEEPVEGYSDEEYEFEEKSTPKFSQPSSMFFQIEELENDPHGTIYHESGAEVMKTSMTVANYGSNGGSVKVQEDFRDSESPYYSHNQESQEYFVSTPDGNLSEPEEGGGIASYGHGERPSSGGRMVDDFSDETYYQEGNDSYRPALDSQYMKDDHSFAQNSYSECIIEEETIRVXPTVQESMLGYLREETLDPKEQLRGALEQLQGTVSGSLKEELALLTRRGSDSPQNISVDIKKVHESSNNGTTTIVAELKSSTTLEDSGQLGEQGDDVSEEQIMAALCSSNLGAEGGYTLDTKEMCWVTSSEGQGGESSTDVTEKHIKLGQSEKSFPFQMDVNNGQGQDPPLKVTHKKRVATVYLESNEDEF from the exons ATGTTACAATTCAGGAGAAGCGTTGAAGCCGAAAAACATCAATTACAGGAGCTCAACAACAGACTGGGCCAGTACCTGTCAAGAACAATGCAATTGGAGCATGACAACGCAATCCTCAAAACTGAAATAAACAAGATAAGACAAGAGAAGACAGTGGAATGGGACAACCAATGTATGGCCGAAATGCGGGACCTGAGGAGAATGGCGGGGCAACTATCTTTTGAAAAGTCCCGAGCCGAGACTGAACGAGAGAAGCTTTGGCAAGAGTTTCAGATGTTACAGTTGATGTGTTGTGAGGAGCAGGTAGTATGCAAAGACATAGGTGGAGAGCTAAAAGGTTGCGAGAAGCAGCTTCATAAAGCTCAACAGACCAATGGGGAACTTGAAGAACGTCTGTTCCAGCTTGAGAACGAGTACAAATTCATTGAGGATGCACACAGACAAGAAATGACCAAGCTCCGGAGCCAGGTGCATTCACGACCTATTGTTACCCAAACCTACCATGGTCCTCCAGTGGTCTCGATGGAAGAGATGCAACATTATGCCCTCAGCCTGTCCGAAGGATGGACTGACACCTTAGAGGTGTATCGAAGGAAGGTCGAAGATATGGAGGAATCGATCAACGCGGACCAGACGAGGCTGGATGATCTCCAAAGGGAAAAGATGCAGTATGCCTCAGAGTTTGACAAATTACGTAAAGAGGCTGAAAAGCAAGGTCAGATTCAAATACACCTGGAGGAACAGCTCATATACATGCAGGAGAACTTCCACGGGGACATCACCCAGTATCAG GTGATTATTGATCAGTTGGAGTGGGAGCGGGAAATGTTGGCCAACACCATGGCAGAAAAGGTCAGAGACCATCAGCAGCTACTGCAGGTCAAGATGGATCTGGGCATGGAGGTGGCTTACTACAG GGCGCTTATTGAAGGAGATCATCAGCAGCATCTGCAGTCAAGAGGAAGAGTCATAG ATATTAAGATGATGCCTCCACAACAGTACAAACCAAGAGTTTTCACATCAACCAGACAGGATGTAAGGAAACATCTGGATGTGAAATACATGGAGCCAACCTCAAGCTTGAGAAGATCACCTGTTCCATCTCAGTATGGTCACACCAGTCCTTCCAGGGTCATACCTATCTCAGTCAAAGGAAGCAGCTACAACAGGAATCAGAGTCCTGCCACCAGAAGGGACATGGTCTCATTCACTAAATCCCAGTCTGCATCCTCAAGCTCTTCCTCCACTACAGTTAAACCTGTGGCCCAGAGTACGGTCAGGAAAAATATAGATGCTCAGAAGAAAgttgtggaggagaggagtgtgagaATCAAAGAGGTGTCACAACACTCAGCTAAGGATTCTCTTGACCATTCTCGAGGCACAGCAAACACATCCAGTCCCATTGCCTCACCCACTGCTGACCCCAATTCAGTAAGAATAGTGTCACCACCAATGATGAGTCTTAGCAGAAACACAGAGGAGGACAGCAAAAAGAAAGCAGAGAGGCAAGttgaaagagaggtgagaggagatgcATTTGGTCTTCAGAATGTAAAGATGCATGCCAAAGATGGCAGCATTACAGCAACCACGACAAGTGATAAGATGGTCCTAGACTCTGTGTCTATGGAGGAACTCATTGAGAAGGTCATGAAACCTGCTGGTTTGGATCGAAAGGTCTGCAGCTCATCTCCAGACTCCAAGATCACTTACCATGTGGAGAAAACGGAGAAGGAGGACGGGTCAACAAAGACACAGATTATCCTGGAGTCCAAGGTGCAGGAGGAGCTGGATATGTCAGAGGACTTTGCACTGGAGGAACTTCTCAGCAAGGAAGTGAAACACGTGTCACTGGAGGATATCAAGGGCACTGCAACAGGAAACATGATTCAGAATCTGCTCAGCCTTGGGCTGcatggaggagaggacatgggAAACAAGACTGTCAATGTGGAGATCATTGAGGAACCAGTGGAGGGTTACAGTGACGAGGAGTACGAGTTTGAGGAGAAGTCCACACCCAAGTTCTCCCAGCCCTCTTCAATGTTCTTTCAGATTGAAGAACTAGAGAATGACCCTCACGGCACCATATACCATGAGAGTGGTGCTGAAGTAATGAAAACCTCCATGACAGTAGCAAACTATGGCAGTAATGGTGGATCTGTGAAGGTCCAGGAAGACTTCAGAGATAGTGAATCTCCATACTACAGCCACAACCAAGAGTCTCAAGAGTATTTTGTCTCCACACCTGATGGAAATCTGTCAGAGCCTGAGGAGGGTGGTGGTATAGCATCATATGGACATGGTGAACGACCCTCCAGTGGTGGACGAATGGTGGACGACTTTTCAGATGAAACGTACTACCAGGAGGGGAA CGATAGTTACAGACCTGCATTGGACAGCCAGTACATGAAAGATGACCACTCCTTTGCCCAAAATAGTTACTCAGAGTGCATCATTGAAGAGGAGACCATCCGTG TCCCCACAGTGCAGGAGTCAATGCTTGGATACCTGAGAGAGGAAACTCTGGACCCCAAAGAGCAGCTGAGAGGAGCCCTAGAGCAGCTCCAAGGAACAGTGTCAGGGAGCCTGAAAGAAGAGTTGGCTCTCCTCACAAGACGTGGCAGTGATAGTCCTCAGAACATATCTGTGGACATAAAAAAAGTACACGAGTCCTCTAACAACGGAACCACGACTATTGTGGCAGAGCTCAAGAGCTCAACAACTCTAGAGGACTCTGGGCAGCTGGGGGAGCAGGGGGATGATGTATCTGAGGAGCAGATCATGGCGGCTCTATGCTCCTCCAACCTTGGAGCAGAGGGAGGATACACCCTGGACACAAAGGAGATGTGCTGGGTGACTAGCAGTGAGGGACAGGGAGGCGAGTCCTCAACTGATGTCACTGAGAAGCACATCAAGCTGGGGCAATCAGAGAAGTCATTCCCCTTCCAGATGGATGTAAATAATGGCCAAGGACAGGATCCCCCACTGAAGGTCACTCATAAGAAAAGAGTTGCCACAGTCTATCTTGAATCTAATGAAGATGAGTTCTGA